One stretch of Tribolium castaneum strain GA2 chromosome 5, icTriCast1.1, whole genome shotgun sequence DNA includes these proteins:
- the SLC5A11 gene encoding sodium-coupled monocarboxylate transporter 1 isoform X1 has protein sequence MKQSVYYFDIVDYIIFGAMLFLSALTGIYFGCRGKINKKREPESFKDYLTGNKNLKPFPVAMSLIASYISGVTMLGTPAEVYNFGAQYWLIVFAMSLSGLTVATVYLPVFTKLQVCSSYEYLELRFSKILRTIASLLFLLDEIMFLPMLIYVPSLAFNQVSGANLHLIGAIVCTVCVFYTILGGLRAVVYTDTWQTVVMFISDMVVVILGVVAIGGMSVIIERSSAGNRIQSLNFNPSMYERYTVFSVLIGGFTYWTSFNAVNQTMVQRYLSLPNNKEARIAIAIFTVGVVFFISMCCFAGLLLFGTYHDCDPLAANRISNSDQLLPLFVVETAGHLRGVPGLFIAGVFGAALSSLSVVLNSSAVVLLEDFFRGVCHFSITERQGKLFTKSIILILGIASVCLVFVVEKMGSVFAVATSLSAIVAGTMFGVFTLGMLVPWANVKGAVVGSVSGFLMSCIVSYGQMYVASAKMVVPRPLPVSIEGCAATYGLNVTEPPEIEYPDESKVFPLFRLSFLWITPIGVFTVIAVGIITSFLTGKTDLKTLDPELISPVMHWVLPEEAQNYAGSAVRKIKHQRLFGNEAIASPSVTMNLNERRDTESPDNR, from the exons ATGAAGCAATCCGTTTATTATTTCGATATTGTcgattatattatttttgggGCCATGTTATTTTTGTCGGCCCTAACTGGTATTTATTTTGGCTGTAGaggaaaaatcaacaaaaagcGGGAACCGGAATCTTTTAAAGATTATCTAACAGGAAACAAAAATCTTAAACCTTTTCCGGTTGCCATGTCGCTAATTGCAAG TTACATATCAGGGGTGACAATGCTTGGAACCCCCGCCGAAGTGTACAATTTTGGAGCTCAGTATTGGTTAATTGTTTTTGCAATGTCCCTCAGTGGTCTCACAGTGGCTACCGTTTATCTACCAGTATTCACCAAGCTGCAAGTTTGTTCCTCATACGAG tATTTGGAGCTAAGATTCAGCAAGATCCTGCGAACAATAGCGTCCCTTTTATTCCTCTTAGACGAA ATCATGTTTTTACCAATGTTGATCTACGTTCCGTCCCTTGCATTTAATCAAG TCTCTGGGGCAAATCTACATTTGATCGGTGCTATTGTCTGCACGGTTTGcgttttttacacaattttg GGTGGTTTGAGGGCTGTGGTTTACACCGACACTTGGCAAACTGTAGTTATGTTTATTTCCGACATGGTAGTGGTAATTTTGGGAGTCGTTGCCATCGGAGGAATGAGTGTTATTATCGAACGATCCTCTGCTGGTAACAGGATCCAGTCACTGAA ttttaatccCAGTATGTACGAAAGATATACAGTATTTAGCGTTCTAATTGGAGGATTCACTTACTGGACTTCTTTCAATGCGGTCAATCAGACAATGGTGCAGAGATACTTATCATTACCAAATAACAAAGAGGCTAGAAT agccatagctatttttacagtaggagttgtattttttatatcaatgTGTTGTTTCGCTGGTCTTCTTCTATTTGGCACATATCATGACTGTGATCCTCTAGCAGCAAACAGAATATCAAACAGTGACCAGCTTCTTCCTCTGTTTGTTGTTGAAACTGCGGGACATTTAAGAGGCGTTCCTGGGCTTTTTATTGCTGGTGTTTTTGgagctgcattaag TTCTTTATCGGTTGTTCTAAACTCATCAGCTGTTGTTTTGTTGGAAGACTTTTTCCGCGGAGTTTGTCATTTTAGTATAACGGAGAGACAGGGCAAACTATTTACGAAAAGTATAATATTAATTCTAGGAATTGCTTCTGTATgtcttgtttttgttgttgaaaaaatggGTAGCGTCTTTGCA GTTGCCACTTCGCTATCTGCAATTGTTGCAGGAACAATGTTTGGTGTTTTTACGCTTGGAATGCTAGTACCTTGGGCTAACGTCAAGGGCGCAGTGGTGGGCTCAGTTAGCGGATTTTTAATGTCTTGTATCGTTTCTTACGGTCAAATGTATGTCGCTTCTGCTAAAATGGTGGTCCCTCGGCCACTTCCTGTGTCTATAGAAGGCTGCGCTGCAACTTATGGTCTCAATGTTACCGAGCCGCCTGAAATA GAATATCCGGATGAAAGCAaggtttttcctctgttccgGTTGTCTTTCCTGTGGATAACACCGATTGGTGTTTTCACGGTGATCGCTGTGGGTATTATAACGAGTTTTCTGACGGGAAAAACTGATCTGAAGACTTTGGATCCGGAGCTGATATCGCCTGTAATGCACTGGGTCCTGCCCGAGGAGGCGCAGAATTACGCAGGATCTGCTGTGAGGAAGATTAAACACCAGCGACTGTTTGGCAATGAGGCAATTGCATCGCCTTCAGTAACAATGAATTTAAAT GAGAGACGAGATACGGAAAGTCCCGACAAcagatga
- the SLC5A11 gene encoding sodium-coupled monocarboxylate transporter 2 isoform X2 yields MKSIKVFGAKIQQDPANNSVPFIPLRRSFLQIMFLPMLIYVPSLAFNQVSGANLHLIGAIVCTVCVFYTILGGLRAVVYTDTWQTVVMFISDMVVVILGVVAIGGMSVIIERSSAGNRIQSLNFNPSMYERYTVFSVLIGGFTYWTSFNAVNQTMVQRYLSLPNNKEARIAIAIFTVGVVFFISMCCFAGLLLFGTYHDCDPLAANRISNSDQLLPLFVVETAGHLRGVPGLFIAGVFGAALSSLSVVLNSSAVVLLEDFFRGVCHFSITERQGKLFTKSIILILGIASVCLVFVVEKMGSVFAVATSLSAIVAGTMFGVFTLGMLVPWANVKGAVVGSVSGFLMSCIVSYGQMYVASAKMVVPRPLPVSIEGCAATYGLNVTEPPEIEYPDESKVFPLFRLSFLWITPIGVFTVIAVGIITSFLTGKTDLKTLDPELISPVMHWVLPEEAQNYAGSAVRKIKHQRLFGNEAIASPSVTMNLNERRDTESPDNR; encoded by the exons ATGAAGTCGATTAAAG tATTTGGAGCTAAGATTCAGCAAGATCCTGCGAACAATAGCGTCCCTTTTATTCCTCTTAGACGAA GCTTTCTACAGATCATGTTTTTACCAATGTTGATCTACGTTCCGTCCCTTGCATTTAATCAAG TCTCTGGGGCAAATCTACATTTGATCGGTGCTATTGTCTGCACGGTTTGcgttttttacacaattttg GGTGGTTTGAGGGCTGTGGTTTACACCGACACTTGGCAAACTGTAGTTATGTTTATTTCCGACATGGTAGTGGTAATTTTGGGAGTCGTTGCCATCGGAGGAATGAGTGTTATTATCGAACGATCCTCTGCTGGTAACAGGATCCAGTCACTGAA ttttaatccCAGTATGTACGAAAGATATACAGTATTTAGCGTTCTAATTGGAGGATTCACTTACTGGACTTCTTTCAATGCGGTCAATCAGACAATGGTGCAGAGATACTTATCATTACCAAATAACAAAGAGGCTAGAAT agccatagctatttttacagtaggagttgtattttttatatcaatgTGTTGTTTCGCTGGTCTTCTTCTATTTGGCACATATCATGACTGTGATCCTCTAGCAGCAAACAGAATATCAAACAGTGACCAGCTTCTTCCTCTGTTTGTTGTTGAAACTGCGGGACATTTAAGAGGCGTTCCTGGGCTTTTTATTGCTGGTGTTTTTGgagctgcattaag TTCTTTATCGGTTGTTCTAAACTCATCAGCTGTTGTTTTGTTGGAAGACTTTTTCCGCGGAGTTTGTCATTTTAGTATAACGGAGAGACAGGGCAAACTATTTACGAAAAGTATAATATTAATTCTAGGAATTGCTTCTGTATgtcttgtttttgttgttgaaaaaatggGTAGCGTCTTTGCA GTTGCCACTTCGCTATCTGCAATTGTTGCAGGAACAATGTTTGGTGTTTTTACGCTTGGAATGCTAGTACCTTGGGCTAACGTCAAGGGCGCAGTGGTGGGCTCAGTTAGCGGATTTTTAATGTCTTGTATCGTTTCTTACGGTCAAATGTATGTCGCTTCTGCTAAAATGGTGGTCCCTCGGCCACTTCCTGTGTCTATAGAAGGCTGCGCTGCAACTTATGGTCTCAATGTTACCGAGCCGCCTGAAATA GAATATCCGGATGAAAGCAaggtttttcctctgttccgGTTGTCTTTCCTGTGGATAACACCGATTGGTGTTTTCACGGTGATCGCTGTGGGTATTATAACGAGTTTTCTGACGGGAAAAACTGATCTGAAGACTTTGGATCCGGAGCTGATATCGCCTGTAATGCACTGGGTCCTGCCCGAGGAGGCGCAGAATTACGCAGGATCTGCTGTGAGGAAGATTAAACACCAGCGACTGTTTGGCAATGAGGCAATTGCATCGCCTTCAGTAACAATGAATTTAAAT GAGAGACGAGATACGGAAAGTCCCGACAAcagatga